One region of Nitrospinaceae bacterium genomic DNA includes:
- a CDS encoding YajQ family cyclic di-GMP-binding protein gives MASKSCSFDIVSEINLEEVQNAVNQAMAEIRQRFDFKGSKSEITLERKESKVVVLSDDESKLKSVIDILQGKLVKRKVSLKGLEYGKVESAAGDSVRQSIQIQQGIPQEKGKEIGKAIKGMGLKVQSQIMDDQLRVTGKNKDDLQEVMAKLKEKDFGIAMNFTNYR, from the coding sequence ATGGCAAGCAAAAGTTGTTCATTTGATATTGTATCCGAAATCAATCTGGAAGAAGTACAGAACGCCGTGAACCAGGCGATGGCGGAGATCCGTCAGCGGTTCGATTTCAAAGGCAGTAAAAGCGAAATCACGCTGGAAAGAAAAGAGAGCAAGGTCGTCGTCCTTTCGGATGACGAATCCAAATTAAAATCCGTGATCGACATTCTGCAAGGCAAACTCGTCAAACGCAAAGTTTCTTTAAAAGGTCTTGAGTACGGCAAAGTAGAATCCGCCGCTGGGGATAGCGTTCGTCAAAGCATTCAAATCCAGCAGGGCATCCCTCAGGAAAAAGGCAAGGAAATCGGTAAGGCCATCAAGGGCATGGGTCTTAAAGTTCAAAGTCAGATCATGGACGACCAGTTGCGGGTCACGGGAAAGAACAAGGACGATCTGCAGGAGGTGATGGCAAAATTGAAAGAAAAAGATTTTGGAATCGCCATGAACTTCACCAACTATCGCTGA
- a CDS encoding glycosyl transferase family 1, translating to MIYLQNLNKQYGKKILFKDVNLHLRPKEKLGLIGENGMGKTTLFRVITQMESADSGQVVVRKGAQLAMLAQELTSDGETILERVVMGDAHFADVSRKMHSLEKNTRLHEESPEKWSRQYGELQHEFERLHGYERESRAQTILSGLGFKADQWEKPLSEFSGGWRMRVELARLLSRKPDVLLLDEPTNHLDLRSVIWLESFLKSYEGSILLISHDRRFLNGIIKGIVELDRGSLTRYTGNYDNYESLKEAREEQLQAEAVNQRKKIADIEKFVERFRAKASKATQVQSRVKMLSKMDRVETATKSRTIHFRFPQPARTGRMIIELSDVDKSYGPVEVYKNFSTRLERGSKVALVGENGAGKSTLLKLMAGVLGHDNGEIKLGANVTRAYYAQHHSETLVPEHTVLESLEETAGHLMRTQKHNILGAFLFSGDDVNKKVGVLSGGERSRLALARILSNPASFLLLDEPTNHLDMRSTEFLAAALADYEGSLCAISHDRYFLDGIINRVWEVENGTVKEYIGNYSDYEYFKSKEAEREQAKVSETGSKKNNQSGQKNKERKRAEAKERSEKHRQIKPKKSRLSEVEQRLEQVGTEKSKAEQELGDPDIHQAGEKVRLLEVLHRQKELSKEEDRLMQEWDELTRVIDQWEAEFANK from the coding sequence ATGATTTATCTGCAAAACCTGAATAAACAATACGGCAAGAAAATTCTCTTTAAAGATGTCAACCTGCACCTGCGCCCCAAAGAAAAGCTGGGATTGATCGGTGAAAACGGCATGGGGAAAACCACCCTGTTTCGCGTCATCACGCAAATGGAGTCCGCTGATTCAGGACAGGTGGTTGTTCGAAAAGGCGCCCAGTTGGCCATGCTGGCCCAGGAACTCACCAGCGACGGAGAAACTATTCTGGAACGTGTGGTGATGGGGGACGCGCATTTCGCAGACGTCAGCCGGAAAATGCATTCCCTGGAAAAAAATACCCGGCTTCACGAGGAATCTCCGGAAAAATGGAGCCGGCAATACGGCGAACTTCAGCATGAGTTTGAACGCCTGCACGGTTACGAACGCGAATCCAGAGCGCAGACGATTTTATCCGGTCTCGGGTTCAAAGCGGATCAATGGGAAAAACCTCTTTCGGAATTTTCCGGCGGCTGGCGCATGCGGGTGGAACTCGCCCGGTTACTATCTCGCAAGCCTGACGTTCTGCTTCTTGACGAGCCCACCAACCACCTGGACCTGCGCTCCGTCATCTGGCTGGAATCGTTTTTGAAGTCGTATGAAGGCAGTATTCTTCTCATCTCCCACGACCGGCGTTTTCTTAACGGTATCATCAAGGGAATTGTAGAGCTGGACCGGGGATCCTTGACCCGCTATACCGGCAATTACGATAACTACGAATCTCTTAAAGAAGCCCGAGAGGAGCAGCTCCAGGCGGAGGCTGTGAACCAACGCAAAAAAATCGCCGATATCGAAAAATTCGTTGAACGTTTTCGCGCCAAGGCCAGCAAAGCCACTCAGGTGCAGAGCCGGGTCAAAATGTTGAGCAAGATGGACCGGGTGGAGACGGCCACGAAATCGAGAACCATTCATTTTCGATTTCCGCAACCCGCCCGCACGGGCAGGATGATCATCGAACTATCGGATGTCGATAAAAGTTATGGCCCGGTCGAGGTGTACAAAAATTTTTCCACACGCCTGGAACGCGGCTCGAAGGTAGCGCTGGTTGGAGAAAACGGAGCGGGAAAGTCCACCCTGCTCAAACTCATGGCCGGAGTCCTGGGTCATGACAACGGTGAAATCAAGCTGGGCGCCAACGTCACACGCGCTTATTACGCCCAGCACCATTCGGAAACCCTGGTCCCTGAGCACACGGTCCTGGAATCCCTGGAAGAAACGGCGGGTCATCTGATGCGCACTCAGAAGCATAATATTTTGGGCGCGTTTTTGTTTTCCGGTGACGATGTGAACAAAAAAGTCGGCGTTCTTTCCGGTGGAGAACGCTCGCGGCTGGCGTTGGCCAGAATATTGTCCAATCCCGCCTCTTTCCTGCTTCTGGACGAACCCACCAATCATCTCGACATGCGTTCCACCGAATTTCTGGCCGCCGCTCTGGCCGATTACGAAGGCAGTCTTTGCGCCATCTCTCACGACCGGTATTTCCTGGATGGAATCATCAACCGGGTCTGGGAAGTTGAAAACGGCACCGTAAAGGAATACATCGGCAATTACAGCGATTACGAATATTTCAAATCCAAGGAAGCGGAACGGGAGCAGGCGAAAGTTTCCGAAACGGGTTCAAAGAAAAACAATCAAAGCGGCCAAAAGAACAAAGAACGCAAGCGGGCCGAAGCTAAAGAAAGAAGCGAGAAGCACCGCCAGATAAAACCTAAGAAATCCCGGTTGAGCGAAGTGGAACAACGCCTGGAACAGGTGGGAACTGAAAAGAGCAAGGCCGAACAGGAACTGGGAGATCCAGACATTCACCAGGCGGGCGAGAAAGTACGGCTACTTGAAGTTCTCCACCGTCAAAAGGAACTCTCCAAGGAAGAAGACCGGCTCATGCAGGAGTGGGACGAACTCACCCGCGTCATCGATCAATGGGAGGCGGAGTTCGCAAATAAATAA
- a CDS encoding DNA-binding transcriptional regulator gives MRRADRLFRIVEYLKARRQVVTASSLAEELGVSVRTIYRDIADLGTSGVPIIGEAGVGYMLDKDYVVRPLMFDVEELDALMLGAQMVQSWGDKELANAANQALDKIGSVLPERLQKEISETFLFSLTSKSEVKIHIDFTGLRRAIRGKNIVEFSYTREDGEHSTRRVRPLCLVFFSPVWLLSAWCEMRKDFRNFRLDRIQNLQIKEERFRDEVGKRLSDYMQQMC, from the coding sequence ATGCGTCGAGCGGATCGGTTGTTCCGTATTGTCGAATATTTAAAAGCCCGCAGACAGGTGGTCACAGCAAGCTCACTTGCTGAGGAACTGGGAGTGAGCGTACGAACCATCTACCGCGACATCGCGGATCTGGGAACCTCAGGCGTGCCGATTATCGGGGAAGCCGGTGTCGGTTACATGCTCGATAAAGATTACGTTGTGCGCCCGCTGATGTTCGATGTCGAGGAATTGGATGCGCTCATGTTGGGCGCTCAAATGGTCCAGAGCTGGGGGGATAAGGAACTGGCAAACGCGGCCAACCAGGCACTGGATAAAATCGGCTCGGTACTTCCGGAAAGATTGCAGAAAGAAATATCGGAGACCTTTTTATTTTCCCTGACCTCTAAAAGCGAGGTAAAAATTCATATCGATTTTACCGGCCTGCGCCGGGCTATTCGCGGCAAGAACATCGTGGAATTCAGCTATACCAGGGAAGATGGCGAACATTCCACCCGTCGGGTCCGGCCTTTGTGTCTGGTTTTTTTCAGCCCGGTATGGTTGCTTTCGGCATGGTGTGAGATGCGCAAAGATTTCCGAAACTTTCGTCTGGACCGAATACAGAATTTGCAAATAAAAGAAGAGCGTTTCCGCGATGAGGTGGGAAAAAGGCTTTCGGACTATATGCAACAGATGTGCTAA
- a CDS encoding Nif3-like dinuclear metal center hexameric protein codes for MDILQLSHYLDDLLDIASIKDSPNAVNGLQVQNTGEIQKIGLAVDLCQATIDLAVEKNCNMMFVHHGMFWGGVQPIRGSHYDKLAAMFRANLGLYSAHIPLDMHPVLGNNRALADLIGLEHLEPFGEYGGEKIGLKGRIQPQSADSLGQLLETKLGASVKVIGKGEVQTVGLVTGGAADILSQAKNEPLDCYITGEGANHHFHEAIEGRCVLILAGHYATETGGVKAVGRHLEEKFQVQTEFLDYPTGM; via the coding sequence ATGGATATTCTACAACTCAGCCACTATCTCGATGATTTGCTGGATATTGCGTCCATCAAGGACTCGCCCAATGCCGTCAACGGCCTGCAGGTGCAAAACACCGGCGAGATTCAAAAAATCGGTCTCGCCGTTGACTTGTGTCAGGCGACCATCGATTTGGCGGTCGAAAAAAATTGTAACATGATGTTCGTCCATCATGGGATGTTTTGGGGCGGCGTCCAGCCCATTCGCGGAAGTCATTACGACAAACTGGCGGCCATGTTTCGCGCCAACCTGGGATTATATTCCGCTCACATCCCCCTGGACATGCACCCGGTGCTGGGCAACAACCGCGCACTCGCCGACCTTATTGGGCTGGAGCATCTGGAACCTTTTGGCGAATACGGCGGCGAAAAAATCGGGTTGAAGGGCCGCATCCAGCCACAATCCGCCGATTCCCTGGGACAACTATTGGAAACAAAGTTGGGGGCGTCCGTCAAGGTCATCGGCAAAGGGGAAGTGCAAACGGTGGGTTTGGTGACCGGCGGCGCGGCGGACATCCTGAGTCAGGCTAAAAATGAACCGCTGGATTGCTACATCACCGGAGAAGGCGCCAATCATCACTTTCATGAAGCCATAGAGGGCCGCTGTGTTCTCATATTAGCCGGGCATTACGCAACGGAAACGGGAGGGGTGAAGGCAGTGGGCCGCCACCTGGAAGAAAAATTCCAAGTGCAAACGGAGTTCCTCGATTACCCCACGGGGATGTAG
- the phnB gene encoding glyoxalase, whose translation MTTIPEGFTSVTPYIVMDDPVAAIEFYKKALGAEEKMRFPTPEGGAMYVEFQVGNARMMIGSPCPDDDAKSAKSLDGSPISFYVYVEDLEASFNKGKSAGMSVKKEVEEMFWGDRMGTLRDPFNVEWTLAQHIRDVSPEELQEAIKSMAG comes from the coding sequence ATGACAACGATTCCAGAAGGGTTTACTTCCGTAACCCCGTATATCGTCATGGACGATCCGGTTGCGGCGATTGAGTTTTATAAAAAAGCGCTGGGAGCGGAGGAAAAAATGCGTTTTCCTACGCCGGAGGGCGGGGCAATGTATGTTGAATTTCAGGTCGGCAACGCCCGAATGATGATCGGCAGTCCCTGCCCGGACGATGATGCAAAATCAGCCAAAAGTTTAGACGGCTCTCCCATATCATTCTATGTGTATGTGGAGGATCTGGAGGCTTCCTTTAACAAAGGTAAATCTGCCGGCATGTCAGTAAAAAAAGAGGTTGAGGAAATGTTCTGGGGGGACCGTATGGGAACACTTAGAGATCCGTTTAATGTGGAATGGACCCTTGCGCAACACATACGCGATGTCTCACCGGAAGAATTGCAGGAAGCCATTAAAAGTATGGCTGGCTGA
- a CDS encoding CBS domain-containing protein: MDEIRDFMRSPVVSVDPQTTAQEAAKIMGEKVISSLLVKENDEFLGIVTKTDLVKKVLAGGLDPQATRVYSIMSKPILTQDYFITRSEANELMLRKRIKHLAVTKHGEIVGMLTTKDMVS, translated from the coding sequence ATGGATGAAATTCGTGACTTTATGCGTTCTCCTGTCGTCAGTGTTGATCCGCAGACGACCGCTCAAGAGGCCGCAAAAATAATGGGTGAAAAGGTGATCAGCTCACTTTTAGTGAAAGAGAACGATGAGTTTTTGGGAATTGTGACCAAGACCGATTTGGTGAAAAAAGTATTGGCCGGCGGTCTTGACCCACAGGCGACTCGCGTTTATTCGATCATGTCGAAGCCCATTTTGACCCAGGATTATTTCATCACCCGAAGCGAAGCCAATGAATTGATGTTGAGAAAAAGAATCAAGCACCTTGCAGTCACTAAGCACGGGGAAATTGTAGGGATGTTGACAACGAAGGATATGGTTTCCTGA
- a CDS encoding glyoxalase has protein sequence MSNKDNSINYIELPMVKNAETKKFYHQVFGWEFTDWGPNYIGFSGASIDGGFNGEGDAEVSSSGVLVVLYAKDLDQKLEAVKKAGGKITKPTFEFPGGKRFHFSDPNGNQLAVWSE, from the coding sequence ATGAGCAACAAAGACAACAGCATCAATTATATTGAATTGCCGATGGTCAAAAATGCCGAGACCAAAAAGTTCTACCATCAGGTGTTTGGTTGGGAGTTCACCGACTGGGGGCCAAACTATATCGGTTTTTCCGGGGCCAGTATCGATGGTGGTTTCAATGGAGAAGGTGACGCTGAGGTGTCCAGCTCGGGGGTTCTTGTGGTCCTGTACGCAAAGGATCTCGACCAAAAGTTGGAGGCCGTGAAAAAAGCCGGGGGGAAAATCACCAAACCGACCTTTGAATTTCCGGGAGGAAAACGATTCCATTTTAGCGACCCCAATGGAAATCAGCTTGCCGTGTGGTCGGAATAA
- a CDS encoding thioredoxin domain-containing protein — translation MFGPKPVQSEEQPASNNKPATQATKKYNRLIHEKSPYLQQHANNPIFWYPWGKEAFQAAVAENKPIFLSIGYSTCHWCHVLERESFETQEVGDLLNESFISIKVDREELPDVDHIYMTAVQAMTGNGGWPMTVVMTPERHPFFGGTYFPKEELIHLLNTLRTAWTEQPEKIAAVGARVQEFLQSSNEIATSITPLNEEILKNFYKQLSKRFDSDYGGFGSAPKFPPTMQLKVLLRIAQRTGDKKSLAMVETTLNHMARGGMYDHLGGGFHRYSTDRIWMVPHFEKMLYNQAGLSSVYLEAFQRTQNKMFESVARETLDYVLREMTGPEGGFYSAEDADSEGEEGVFYVWASDALKKILNPKEYEKISKIYGVTHSGNFGSLNEGTNIFQLQESFAWKIKSDRAVRSIHKKLFSAREKREHPFKDDKIITAWNGLMLNSMAQAYQILGDQKYLAAAQSAARFIKSNLYINDKLLRRFRQEEAKYPGGLDDYAYLIQGLITLYESDFDERWILWAESLQTKQDALFWDLKEGGYFLSEENANFLPVRNKEFSDGARPNSNAVSALNLLRLYNLTFDEKYILKARKILSTAGDRIHQFPTGFSQMLIALDFYLDRSKEIAVVGPQDSPKKDAILKKLHTRFIPNKVLAYAPPKTTSQLTILKDKYTEKGETMVYVCEKNICKYPTGDINKVLKLIENRKQYSLN, via the coding sequence ATGTTCGGGCCCAAACCGGTCCAGAGCGAAGAACAGCCCGCCTCAAATAATAAGCCTGCAACTCAGGCAACCAAAAAATACAACCGGCTGATTCACGAAAAAAGTCCTTACCTGCAACAGCATGCCAATAACCCGATCTTTTGGTATCCCTGGGGAAAGGAGGCTTTCCAGGCGGCGGTTGCCGAAAACAAGCCGATTTTTCTCAGCATCGGTTACTCGACCTGCCATTGGTGCCATGTCCTGGAAAGGGAATCGTTTGAAACTCAGGAAGTGGGCGATTTGTTAAACGAAAGTTTCATCAGCATCAAGGTGGACCGCGAGGAACTTCCCGATGTGGACCACATTTATATGACCGCAGTTCAGGCCATGACCGGAAACGGCGGCTGGCCGATGACGGTGGTGATGACTCCCGAAAGGCACCCCTTTTTCGGGGGAACCTATTTTCCCAAAGAGGAGCTGATCCATCTCCTCAATACTCTGCGCACCGCCTGGACCGAACAACCTGAAAAAATTGCCGCGGTGGGAGCCAGGGTTCAAGAGTTCCTGCAGTCCTCCAACGAAATTGCCACCAGCATCACCCCCTTAAATGAGGAGATTCTGAAAAATTTCTACAAACAACTCAGCAAACGGTTTGATTCGGATTACGGCGGCTTCGGCAGCGCTCCCAAATTTCCGCCCACTATGCAATTAAAAGTATTGTTGCGCATCGCCCAGCGGACAGGAGATAAAAAATCGCTTGCCATGGTTGAAACCACTCTGAATCACATGGCCCGTGGAGGCATGTACGATCACCTGGGAGGTGGATTCCACCGTTATTCGACAGACCGTATCTGGATGGTGCCGCACTTCGAAAAAATGCTTTACAACCAGGCCGGGTTATCTTCCGTTTATCTGGAAGCGTTTCAAAGAACCCAAAATAAGATGTTCGAGTCGGTCGCCCGGGAGACTCTGGATTATGTGTTGCGCGAAATGACAGGCCCGGAAGGAGGATTTTATTCAGCGGAAGATGCCGACAGTGAAGGCGAAGAAGGGGTGTTTTATGTTTGGGCTTCTGACGCTTTAAAAAAAATACTGAACCCGAAAGAATATGAAAAAATCTCTAAAATTTATGGCGTGACCCACTCCGGTAATTTTGGATCCCTTAATGAGGGAACCAACATATTCCAGCTTCAGGAAAGTTTCGCGTGGAAAATCAAATCCGATCGCGCCGTGCGGTCGATTCATAAAAAACTTTTTTCTGCCAGGGAAAAGCGAGAGCATCCCTTTAAAGACGATAAAATCATCACCGCCTGGAACGGGCTCATGCTGAATTCCATGGCGCAGGCGTACCAGATTTTGGGAGATCAAAAGTATCTGGCCGCTGCACAAAGCGCCGCCCGGTTCATAAAAAGCAATCTTTACATAAACGACAAATTACTGAGGCGCTTCCGGCAGGAGGAAGCAAAATACCCCGGTGGACTGGACGACTACGCCTATTTGATCCAGGGCCTGATCACCCTTTACGAGTCGGATTTTGATGAACGCTGGATCCTTTGGGCAGAAAGTCTGCAAACAAAGCAGGATGCATTGTTCTGGGATCTCAAGGAAGGGGGTTATTTTCTTTCCGAAGAAAACGCCAACTTCCTGCCCGTCCGCAACAAGGAATTTTCTGATGGCGCGCGCCCCAATAGTAATGCGGTATCGGCTCTAAATTTACTCAGGCTGTATAACCTGACGTTCGACGAGAAATATATCCTTAAAGCGCGAAAAATTTTAAGCACCGCCGGAGATAGAATCCACCAGTTTCCTACCGGATTTTCGCAGATGCTGATCGCCTTGGATTTTTATCTGGATCGGTCCAAGGAAATTGCCGTGGTCGGCCCTCAAGATTCGCCAAAGAAAGATGCCATCCTTAAAAAACTCCATACCCGTTTCATACCTAACAAGGTTCTTGCCTATGCCCCACCGAAAACAACTTCGCAATTGACCATTCTGAAAGACAAGTACACTGAAAAAGGGGAAACCATGGTTTATGTCTGTGAAAAGAATATTTGCAAATACCCAACGGGTGACATAAACAAAGTTTTGAAGTTGATAGAAAACCGAAAACAATATTCCTTGAATTGA
- a CDS encoding peptide ABC transporter permease has translation MNQQAQIIEAETLPPQMGLFQERWEIFKHNPMAYFSFLFLGVLLALAVLGKVFTSTIVVFDPKVVRLSEKFLPPLTTFSSEITPKEDAPTFGIYLMGTDELGRDVFARMLEGTSVSLTVGFIAVGISITVGIFLGGLAGFYGRVKLGFITVDTLIMRFVDIMLCFPTFFLILTVVALLPPSIYNIMIIIGLTSWMGTARFVRAEFLSLRELDYVAAARSQAIPEWRIIFVHMVPNAMAPVLVSATIGVASAILTESSLSFLGFGVQPPDATWGNILSDGKAFIFDAPWLTFIPGITILIVVLAFNLCGEGLREAFNPKLRETR, from the coding sequence ATGAACCAGCAAGCACAAATCATAGAAGCCGAAACCCTGCCCCCGCAGATGGGGCTCTTCCAGGAACGCTGGGAGATTTTCAAACACAACCCCATGGCCTATTTCAGTTTCCTTTTCCTCGGGGTCTTGCTGGCCCTTGCGGTTCTCGGGAAAGTGTTTACCAGCACTATTGTTGTGTTCGACCCAAAGGTCGTGCGGCTTTCGGAAAAGTTTCTCCCGCCGCTCACAACATTTTCCAGCGAGATCACTCCTAAAGAAGATGCGCCGACTTTTGGAATCTATTTGATGGGAACAGACGAATTGGGACGCGATGTGTTTGCCCGCATGCTGGAAGGAACCTCTGTATCCCTCACGGTGGGTTTCATCGCCGTGGGCATTTCCATAACCGTAGGTATTTTTTTGGGAGGTCTTGCCGGGTTTTATGGCCGGGTGAAACTGGGGTTCATCACCGTTGATACCCTGATCATGCGGTTTGTCGATATCATGCTTTGTTTTCCTACCTTCTTTTTGATTCTGACTGTTGTGGCTCTTCTGCCTCCGAGTATTTATAACATCATGATCATCATCGGGCTTACCAGTTGGATGGGAACCGCCCGCTTCGTCCGTGCCGAATTTCTGTCCTTGCGGGAGTTGGACTACGTGGCGGCGGCACGCAGCCAGGCCATTCCCGAATGGCGGATTATTTTTGTTCATATGGTGCCAAACGCCATGGCTCCGGTCCTGGTATCTGCGACCATTGGTGTCGCTTCGGCCATTCTCACCGAGTCGAGTTTGAGTTTTCTCGGGTTCGGCGTGCAACCACCGGACGCCACCTGGGGAAATATTTTATCTGATGGTAAAGCGTTTATCTTCGATGCCCCGTGGCTGACCTTTATTCCGGGAATCACCATCCTCATCGTGGTGCTGGCATTCAATCTGTGCGGAGAAGGTTTGCGCGAAGCGTTCAACCCCAAACTGCGCGAGACCCGGTAA
- the tag gene encoding DNA-3-methyladenine glycosylase I yields MKKRCAWPGYHGKENELDTKYHDEEWGVPVHDDRLLFEFLILEGAQAGLSWTTILKKRDTYRKAYDHFDPAKVAKYNAAKQQKLLQNEGIIRNRLKVTASVDNAKAFLKVQKEFGSFDKYIWGFVRGETIQNKWKSMKEVPATTKESDAMSADLKKRGFKFVGPTICYAFMQATGLVNDHTTDCFRYKELR; encoded by the coding sequence ATGAAAAAAAGATGCGCGTGGCCCGGTTATCATGGAAAAGAGAATGAACTGGACACAAAATATCACGACGAGGAATGGGGGGTCCCTGTCCACGATGACAGGCTGTTATTTGAGTTTCTTATTTTAGAAGGTGCGCAGGCGGGCCTGAGCTGGACAACGATTCTGAAAAAACGGGACACCTACCGCAAGGCGTATGACCATTTCGATCCTGCAAAAGTTGCGAAATATAATGCGGCGAAGCAACAGAAACTTTTGCAAAACGAAGGCATCATCCGCAATCGTCTGAAAGTAACGGCGTCCGTCGACAATGCAAAAGCATTTTTAAAGGTGCAAAAAGAATTCGGCAGTTTCGACAAGTATATCTGGGGATTTGTCAGGGGCGAAACCATTCAAAACAAATGGAAATCGATGAAGGAGGTCCCTGCCACCACCAAAGAATCCGACGCCATGAGCGCGGATTTAAAAAAACGCGGGTTTAAATTTGTCGGCCCTACCATCTGCTATGCGTTCATGCAGGCGACCGGTTTGGTCAACGATCACACCACGGATTGTTTTCGATATAAGGAATTACGATAA
- a CDS encoding peptide ABC transporter permease yields the protein MTNFIIKNIVQRIVLLFFISIISHAIVHLAPGEPSLVDPSNPRMKAEDIQRIRAAFHLDEPLHIQYVYWLKDLFTGELKSFKDNQPVLGKIWDRFLNSLPLFVLGTLITWFLAFPVGIQAAIRRGSAFDKTSTFLSYAMISIPGFFLSYIVIIFMVKTFDVPVIGMRTFGLEDSALIFQSMDRIWHLTIPALMSAIVGTAILSRYVRSQMLEVINQDYIRTARAVGWSNDVVIYRHGLRNALLPFITMFGLTIPGLIGGSVIFETIFAWPGMGRLGYEAILSRDFPVILTLNFISAILVLIGTFVSDLLYAVVDPRIKF from the coding sequence ATGACCAACTTCATTATAAAAAATATTGTTCAGCGGATTGTCCTGCTGTTTTTCATTTCGATTATTTCTCACGCTATCGTGCACCTAGCACCGGGGGAACCAAGCCTGGTCGATCCGTCCAATCCGCGCATGAAGGCGGAAGACATTCAACGCATCCGGGCGGCGTTTCATCTGGATGAACCCTTGCACATTCAGTACGTGTACTGGCTGAAGGATCTTTTTACCGGCGAACTCAAATCGTTCAAGGACAACCAACCGGTGCTTGGAAAGATATGGGACCGGTTCCTGAATTCTCTCCCCCTGTTTGTCCTTGGAACATTGATCACCTGGTTTCTGGCATTTCCCGTGGGCATTCAAGCGGCGATTCGACGCGGATCGGCTTTTGACAAAACCAGCACTTTTTTGTCTTACGCCATGATCTCCATCCCAGGGTTCTTTCTTTCTTATATCGTCATTATATTCATGGTCAAAACCTTTGATGTGCCGGTGATCGGCATGCGTACTTTCGGACTGGAAGATTCCGCGCTGATTTTCCAGTCGATGGACCGGATATGGCATCTGACCATTCCCGCCCTTATGTCGGCAATTGTAGGGACGGCCATATTGTCCCGCTATGTGCGTTCGCAGATGCTGGAAGTGATCAATCAGGATTATATCCGCACCGCAAGGGCTGTGGGTTGGTCGAACGACGTGGTCATTTACCGCCACGGCTTAAGGAACGCGCTGTTACCCTTTATCACCATGTTCGGCCTGACCATTCCCGGTTTGATCGGCGGCTCCGTCATCTTTGAAACCATCTTCGCCTGGCCTGGGATGGGACGGTTGGGCTATGAAGCTATTTTATCGAGGGATTTCCCCGTCATTCTAACGTTAAATTTCATCTCGGCCATTCTGGTACTGATAGGAACATTCGTCTCGGACCTTCTGTATGCGGTGGTCGATCCTAGAATAAAATTTTGA